In one Isosphaeraceae bacterium EP7 genomic region, the following are encoded:
- a CDS encoding ABC transporter ATP-binding protein, translating to MDPILTVQGLSKAYTIGTQLSGHDRYRTVRESISESVSATWTGLRRRLTTRCPAGDGLGWNSRNVEKFWALNDVSFEVQPGEVVGIVGRNGAGKSTLLKVLSRITEPTKGRVEMNGRVGSLLEVGTGFHPELTGRENIFLNGAILGMSRKDILRNFDAIVAFSEIEKFLDTPVKRYSSGMYVRLAFAVASHLEPEILVVDEVLAVGDAAFQKKCLNKMDQVSRSGRTVLFVSHTMSAIKSLCTRALLIEGGRVALDGNVDEVVNHHLAASAESARTGVIPENAVRQNDVKDQARFRSVKLTTASGDAVAQVYFGQKFRVTFVCEVLRRIEQAIFEVSISTLDGTQVTYSTTLDGEQGPISLSEGLHEVSAEIDIMLLPRDYTIDLGVHHLDGTTVDLVRRTYDFTVLRVAEYGNDHYPWPRTRGMVRAQTEWELEGSTAGTPTRSAG from the coding sequence ATGGATCCCATCCTCACCGTTCAGGGTCTCTCCAAGGCTTACACGATCGGCACCCAGCTCAGCGGGCACGATCGCTACCGGACGGTCCGCGAATCCATCAGCGAGAGCGTCTCGGCCACCTGGACCGGGCTGCGCCGGAGGTTGACGACCAGGTGCCCGGCGGGCGACGGGTTGGGCTGGAACTCGCGGAACGTCGAGAAGTTCTGGGCTCTGAACGATGTTTCCTTCGAGGTCCAGCCGGGCGAGGTGGTCGGCATTGTCGGCCGAAACGGAGCGGGTAAGTCGACACTCCTGAAGGTCCTCAGCCGGATCACCGAGCCGACCAAGGGGCGGGTCGAGATGAACGGGCGGGTCGGGAGTCTGCTGGAGGTCGGGACCGGCTTCCACCCCGAGCTGACCGGTCGTGAGAACATCTTTCTCAACGGGGCGATCCTGGGGATGTCGCGCAAGGACATCCTCCGGAATTTCGATGCGATCGTGGCCTTCTCGGAGATCGAGAAGTTCCTCGACACGCCGGTGAAGCGCTACTCGAGCGGGATGTACGTCCGCCTGGCCTTCGCGGTCGCCTCGCATCTGGAACCGGAGATCCTGGTCGTCGACGAGGTGCTCGCCGTCGGCGATGCCGCATTCCAGAAGAAGTGTCTCAACAAGATGGACCAGGTCAGCCGGAGCGGCCGGACGGTCCTCTTCGTCAGCCACACGATGTCGGCCATCAAGTCGCTCTGCACCCGGGCCTTGCTGATCGAGGGGGGTCGGGTGGCGCTCGACGGCAACGTCGATGAGGTGGTCAACCACCACCTCGCCGCCTCGGCCGAATCGGCCCGAACCGGCGTGATCCCCGAGAACGCCGTGCGACAGAACGACGTGAAGGACCAAGCTCGGTTCCGCTCGGTCAAGCTCACCACGGCCAGCGGCGACGCCGTCGCGCAAGTCTACTTTGGGCAGAAATTCCGGGTCACCTTCGTCTGTGAGGTCTTGCGGCGAATCGAGCAGGCCATTTTCGAGGTCAGCATCAGTACGCTCGACGGCACCCAGGTGACCTACTCGACAACCCTCGACGGCGAGCAGGGGCCAATCAGCTTGTCCGAAGGGCTGCACGAGGTCTCGGCCGAAATCGATATCATGCTCTTGCCCAGGGATTACACGATCGACCTGGGTGTGCATCACCTCGACGGGACAACCGTCGACCTGGTGCGCCGGACTTACGATTTCACCGTGCTCCGGGTCGCGGAGTACGGCAATGACCATTACCCCTGGCCTCGAACTCGAGGTATGGTCCGAGCCCAGACCGAATGGGAGCTGGAGGGCTCGACAGCCGGGACGCCCACCAGATCGGCGGGCTAA